The proteins below come from a single Sorghum bicolor cultivar BTx623 chromosome 4, Sorghum_bicolor_NCBIv3, whole genome shotgun sequence genomic window:
- the LOC8073202 gene encoding microtubule-binding protein TANGLED1: MQAGDCQDEGRHVGAEEVPERQVRRRRRQRRRGRAVVANVPSGDAARPDRARDRAGQPIREGHRDGGRRYESRAPEDPKTGSQDQEAHGGGGARADAPPCPSCPREAQPLRWRRNALRRCRHAAVARPRAVPDPVQAHVAGRGRGHRRPAVGVGQPHIPEEPPWDKKAVMFPNPVFHASTSAAANTYACATPSPSKKQKQFYKTRSPVMALARQTPHKFLVKSPPSALGSKLRIHGKAVLPVRPTAAVSPPLPVKAQASPAKTRRCSFSPSRLATRLVSPIKARLSLNRSRDRDTGVGVAGGGPMSGLKQRPGVSLTVRTVSSKISSR, encoded by the exons ATGCAAGCAGGAGACTGTCAG GATGAGGGGCGGCACGTCGGCGCAGAAGAGGTCCCCGAACGTCAAGTTCGGCGGCGTCGGCGCCAGCGGCGGAGAGGGCGCGCAGTGGTGGCGAATGTCCCTTCCGGCGATGCTGCTAGGccagaccgtgctagagatcgTGCAGGCCAGCCGATTCGTGAGGGACATCGTGACGGCGGCCGGCGCTATGAATCAAGAGCCCCCGAGGACCCCAAAACCGGCTCCCAGGACCAGGAagcccacggcggcggcggcgccagagCAGACGCCCCTCCGTGCCCGTCGTGCCCGAGAGAAGCACAGCCATTGAGGTGGCGCCGCAACGCGCTTCGCCGATGCCGCCACGCCGCCGTCGCGCGGCCGCGTGCGGTCCCGGATCCAGTTCAAGCCCACGTCGCCGGTCGCGGTCGTGGTCACCGTCGGCCGGCCGTCGGTGTCGGCCAACCGCATATCCCCGAAGAACCGCCCTGGGACAAGAAGGCGGTGATGTTCCCGAACCCCGTGTTCCACGCCTCCACCTCGGCCGCCGCAAACACCTACGCGTGCGCGACGCCGTCGCCTTCCAAGAAGCAGAAGCAGTTCTACAAGACGCGGTCCCCGGTCATGGCGCTAGCGCGGCAGACGCCGCACAAGTTCCTGGTCAAGTCGCCCCCGAGCGCGCTGGGGTCCAAGCTCAGGATCCACGGGAAGGCTGTGCTGCCGGTGAGACCCACCGCAGCCGTGTCACCGCCGCTGCCCGTGAAGGCGCAGGCGTCACCCGCGAAAACCCGGCGCTGCTCGTTCTCGCCGTCTAGGTTGGCGACAAGGCTCGTGTCGCCGATCAAAGCGAGGCTGTCGCTGAACAGGAGCCGGGACCGGGACaccggggtcggtgtggccggtGGTGGTCCGATGAGCGGGCTGAAGCAGCGGCCGGGTGTCAGCTTGACGGTGCGGACGGTGTCGAGCAAGATATCATCGaggtga
- the LOC110434844 gene encoding uncharacterized protein LOC110434844 gives MAAALDEPGGTPRSARTAGSAAVVNGMESATPRGRRPSAAGAAARKWIDSRSPTRTASSWKNTDVGVLGVGVAVAAPPPRVAARGRGISRGGRGAAAQGRGISRGGESDWRREVSFGWRGARFPFACVGLIAVSQLRKRTDGTK, from the coding sequence ATGGCGGCGGCCCTGGACGAGCCTGGTGGGACACCCAGGAGCGCGAGGACGGCCGGAAGCGCCGCCGTCGTGAACGGGATGGAGTCCGCGACGCCGCGTGGCAGGAGACCCAGCGCGGCTGGCGCCGCGGCCCGGAAGTGGATCGACAGCCGCTCGCCCACGCGCACCGCCTCCTCGTGGAAGAACACCGACGTCGGGGTCCTCGGCGTCGGCGTGGCCGTGGCCGCCCCACCGCCTCGTGTCGCCGCACGGGGGCGAGGGATCTCGCGAGGGGGGCGAGGGGCGGCCGCACAGGGGCGAGGGATCTCGCGAGGGGGAGAGAGCGATTGGAGGCGTGAGGTTTCTTTTGGATGGCGAGGAGCGAGGTTTCCTTTTGCGTGCGTGGGGCTGATCGCGGTATCGCAACTCAGGAAGCGGACCGACGGAACCAAATAA
- the LOC8078393 gene encoding uncharacterized protein LOC8078393 isoform X1 has protein sequence MDGLPRELCLKIFHLLDHQSLASAPQVCRKWSALTSDGELWRKLFNDRWGADAAAFYAPEGDKSWKDVFVVQDRCDRYGLGVRIIREGKDYYLIYQGEIQRYLGSRQDTDTDGDCGKDAPRQDAGDEHRQISNRILFFLGDLEKACADAKRVKA, from the exons ATGGATGGGTTGCCTAGAGAGCTGTGCCTCAAGATCTTCCACCTCCTGGATCACCAGTCCCTCGCCTCTGCACCCCAAG TTTGCAGGAAATGGAGTGCGTTGACCTCCGACGGTGAGCTGTGGCGCAAGCTGTTCAACGATAGGTGGGGGGCGGACGCCGCAGCGTTCTACGCGCCGGAGGGCGACAAGTCTTGGAAGGACGTCTTCGTCGTGCAGGACCGGTGCGACCGATACGGACT GGGTGTCAGGATCATCAGGGAAGGGAAGGACTACTACCTGATCTACCAGGGCGAGATCCAGAGGTACTTGGGCTCCCGCCAGGACACGGACACGGATGGCGATTGCGGCAAGGACGCGCCGCGGCAGGACGCTGGAGACGAGCACCGGCAGATATCCAACCGGATCCTCTTCTTCCTTGGGGACCTGGAGAAAGCATGCGCGGACGCCAAACGTGTCAAGGCCTGA
- the LOC8078393 gene encoding F-box/WD repeat-containing protein pof10 isoform X2 — translation MDGLPRELCLKIFHLLDHQSLASAPQVCRKWSALTSDGELWRKLFNDRWGADAAAFYAPEGDKSWKDVFVVQDRGVRIIREGKDYYLIYQGEIQRYLGSRQDTDTDGDCGKDAPRQDAGDEHRQISNRILFFLGDLEKACADAKRVKA, via the exons ATGGATGGGTTGCCTAGAGAGCTGTGCCTCAAGATCTTCCACCTCCTGGATCACCAGTCCCTCGCCTCTGCACCCCAAG TTTGCAGGAAATGGAGTGCGTTGACCTCCGACGGTGAGCTGTGGCGCAAGCTGTTCAACGATAGGTGGGGGGCGGACGCCGCAGCGTTCTACGCGCCGGAGGGCGACAAGTCTTGGAAGGACGTCTTCGTCGTGCAGGACCG GGGTGTCAGGATCATCAGGGAAGGGAAGGACTACTACCTGATCTACCAGGGCGAGATCCAGAGGTACTTGGGCTCCCGCCAGGACACGGACACGGATGGCGATTGCGGCAAGGACGCGCCGCGGCAGGACGCTGGAGACGAGCACCGGCAGATATCCAACCGGATCCTCTTCTTCCTTGGGGACCTGGAGAAAGCATGCGCGGACGCCAAACGTGTCAAGGCCTGA